In Glycine max cultivar Williams 82 chromosome 4, Glycine_max_v4.0, whole genome shotgun sequence, the genomic stretch CTCCCTTGTTCTAAACAGTTCCAAGAATTCAATTTTACTGTCTCATCTTGTTCAATCTGCATGAATTTATCCTGAAAAGTCCGGTTCTTGCATTTGATTACTATTGCAAACCATACCTCTCCCCATCTCTTGTTCATGTCCCCTCCCCCAAAATAATATCCTCTTCTCACCCTCATTTTGCTATTCTCACCTCATGTTTCCATTGTTAAACTAATCAAAATTAAcggtaatataaattatattttttaaaattgaaattaaattaactaagatacaatttactttttttatggtAATCAGTatcatacattatttttttaattgaaattgaattaattttgatagaaGTTATCATCTATAAAAGTAATCAAATTAGTTATTATACAAAATgtctttattaataataatcaaattataattagtaTCGTAATCAACTTGATTACGGGGTAATTTGTGTTttcattaattcaaattttaataaaaaaagataacataTATTTCTATTCTAAAAGGTAATGTGCATCATTAAGataatttgaattataattaattcaattactattaaaaagataacttatatcataattaattgagAAACTACTAGAAATTGAAAAGTTAAGTGATAATGGGAAGATGAAAAGTTAATTTTGTAGAGATttgatgatatattaaattttaatttgaaatatgaaatattttaatctaaattatctattatttttaatcttgatccaataattattattagttgttCTCATAGTGAGATAATGTTCTCACAACAGTAGTCGTCTTCACgcccaaatgaaaaaaaaaacatcggaTGAAAAAGAATTGCaagcataaaaagaaaatttttaaatcgtaatttataactaaatattacaaaattgaatattaaacattataaaattaaattcttaggaCTCAATCATGGACAGACGGTGAAACTAACAATTAAGACCACCTAATCTTTGCCTATAACTTAAGCAGAACCCATCAAAGGGCATAGAATCTTTGTTATGATATACAAATTAGTCATCAGACaaagtaatttttattgaatcaaCTCATTTGATgtagttttaaaataagtgaattgtcaataatacatttttttaatattctctttttttattggttgaaacaattaaaaaaattaaattaggagAGAAGATTATTTAATAAGGTGTGAGATTCACAAATCTTTTTGTTTCCAATAAACTTATAtttgttcaaaaaaaatatttaataatatgctGCTAGCATTTTTTCTGAAAACAATGATCTAATTTATCAAACttatatcttttttctcttctctctttattATGTGTCAATTAACATTTAGGTTATATAGATAACACCTTTGTAATTATACATCATTAGGATAGATCGGTGGAGGCGTCGGttgcataatttatttatattaatataaaacaaaagagTGAAAGGTATTTAACGTTGATAAATAatgtgtataaattattataaattttttaatactgtGTTTAATTCAATTCTCAcggataaaaagttaaaaaatatgctaaaatatcttctaaataataattaataaaaaaaattgaataaccgACATAGTTGTACCACAGAGAACCATTAAATTaacatattgattttttaatttagtcaagtaattatttttccaaCAGATGACTATCCTATTATGTTATAACTACTCGGTGTTTGATGTGTGGCTCGTTAGGAATTCAAAGTTGCATTTATGCCCAGTAAATTCAGATTCATCATTATCCTCGAATCTTTATATATAACCCttaaaaagggagaaaaagagAAGCAAATGTGTCTCCATTAATGAAACAACATCATGTTCGCACTTTGGATAACAAATATCTTACGGTGAAACTATAGAACTGAAAAGTCTTAAATTGAAGTTTACAAGAAATAACAATTAGTAATTGTCTTTTTCAGTAGAAGAAATCACATTTAGTGTTCAAAACTAACTAAAAACGTACATTTCATTTGAATAACTACAATATCCAGATATTTGAAAGTGAAGCGAAGTTGGATAAGAGACTCCGTGATCAAACCAATGCTTGGCATGAGCATCCAAGGTTAAATTTTCGACTTTGAACAACTAAACTCAGACATATCCAGTAATGGGTAGGTCATTTTCCAAGGTGGGTTGTGAGAAATTTCATGATGAACAAGTGTCAAGAGATGGTGATGGAGGACCAAAAAAAATATGGCTACTCCGTCTGTAACGTGCTAGCAAGGTTGTTCCATCTTTTCAACTAAACGATTTAACGGAGAAGAACTAACTAGCGTAAAGATTAGAATTGACGTAGAAACATTATGAGGAAGaatatcaatttaataaattacaGAAACATTATGAGGAAGaatatcaatttaataaattactgagtatgtttggatggagaaattttaaattttaaaaattttaaatattttaattgaatcaaTATCTTAAGATATGTGTTCCTTGAAGAAGAcggtaagaagagaatttcttagttgtttaaaattatgttttaaaatttcaaaattttaaattctttataaaaaaaacatccaaacaatgaattctaaattacaaaaatttaaattctctgataaattattttccttaattaaaattctttatccaaacacacaGTGTGAAGACTACTATTTGACAAGGCATTTGTTTGATAATGATGGAAAATAGAATATAAGGACGCGCTATCCAACGGTGTACCATTGTAATGGTTcgtttgtttttttactttaatttctaACGCACAAAttgctttttgttttattcattCAACGGTCAGAATGCTTGGAAAAGTTAATCTTTTTAGTtcacatgtattttttaatagatcAGATTCGCATTCTAAATTatggattaaattaaaataattttatatcaatggATTCACATAGAAGAAGTAAGTTTTAATTATACATACTATCTCCAACATATAATATgattatttatgtattattataaTCTACGTTTATGAAATGATTGTATGATAATATAATATGGTAAAAATTTACATGTTAGTACGGAAAATAGACACGTGTTGAACTCTTATTGTCTGCAGTGTCAACACTGTTGCCACGTTGCTCTCACCAATGCGGAAGCAGTTTACCGTTAATGGTGGCTTCCGCGTGTATGTATCCATTTTCAATTGCAAATTTGCAATTTGTCAAGTGTTTATCGTATTAACTATTTATATAGTTTGGTCCACCTATGACATCGTGACACGTACCTATGCCGTGGCCTCCATGCTCTCTTGAATCAATAATTGTCTTTTGAAAATTAGAACACTCTGGGCAACTTCCTAGGTATCTTAGTAGTATTTATCTTCTGCACGACCTCCACACGCCCCTTAAACCGCCTTCACCCAATTTATATAAGACCACTCGCAAATTCCCATGTTTCATACAATAGCCCTAAACCAACACATATAGTACAACTCAAATTTCCATTTTCATACAAGTTACATTTTGTTACCTATACTACTACACTCTAGTTGTTCCACCACTAGCGTTTGTGGCAACAACTTTGATTTGAGGTTCTGGTTTTTTTGTATAATCAACAAGTATTTGAGGCTTCTATTTGATACTCATCGAGTCTTCATTCCACCGAGTCAGTTCATTTTTGAACAAAGTGATATCTTCTCATTCTTAAGCCGACAATCTATACTCCACACTTTAGTTGTTCCACCATATTTTTTGTTACTTATACTACACCTTTTAAGTGTTTGTAGCAAGAACTTTTGTGTGAGGTTTGTTGCAATCAAGAGATATCTAAGCCTTCTATTTGATACTCAATTAATCTTTTGATCGACTTATTTTGAGATAAAGTGATATCTTTAGTTGTGATTTCATTCCTAGACCGAGAATCGAGTCTCAAACTTTGATTAGGAATTCAAGTGTCAAATCACTTGTACTAACCATTTTTTGGTTAATTTGAGGTTCAGTGCATTGCAACATGGGGAAGCAAGTTGGTTTTGAGGATGTTCTTAGATATTTCGACGAAGATGGTGATGGAAAGGTTTCACCTTCAGAGCTGAAGCACGGGCTGCGAATGATGGGTGGGGAGCTTTTGATGAAGGAAGCTGAGATGGCAATTGCGGCATTGGATTCTGATGGAGATGGGTTGCTGAGTTTGGAGGATTTGATTGCTCTTATGGAAGCTGGGGGAGAGGAGCAGAAGTTGAATGACTTGAAGGTGGCTTTTGAGATGTATGACACTGAAGGGTGTGGGTTTATAACCCCcaagagcttgaagaggatgcttaaGAAGATGGGCGAGTCCAAGTCCATTGATGAGTGCAAAGCCATGATCAAACAGTTTGATTTGAATGGGGATGGTGTGCTAAGCATTGAAGAATTCAGAATTATGATGCAGTGAGGCATGTGTATCTAAATGTTGATTATGTATAGtgtgtatttgaaatttgattgatttgttTGCACATCATATGTATAATAACACTATAACTCCTATGATAGTACTATTTTAGCTGCTTCTCGATAGTGATCAAAATAACTATCAGATTTTGCCCCAACTGTGCTatttcaatcattattcaaGTTTTCTTAATGAGAGTTGTGTTATTATTCTTagatggttttttatttttttttaagaaaacactCACTTAATAAGGTTCTCAGTTCTAAATAAGGAGAGTCAAATGTTATTGGCcgagaaaaaatgtgtatgttaCAAATACTGGATTGGGAAATGGTTCGAGTTTTTGGAGACACTTGCTTCCAACAATTACCAATGCTATTCTTGTCAATATTAAGGTTAAGGTTAACTTCCAAATATGTCGATTAAATTCTGATTTATGAATGAGTACTGCATTTCAACCTTTTCCGAAATATAGCTTTTATGTGCATCAATTTTTCTGTACCTGTAGTaaatattactaaattattGACAACAAATATAGAGGATAAAATCTTATAGTGAAAAGTTTTAATAGATATTGTATGAATGAATTGGAGCGGTGTTTTTCTGTCAGGTGCAATCAGATTCGTATCCTCCTAATACATAATATGGTTTCGGTTTATGAATATCCTGTGCTTTCTTGATTCAAGCTTGCTAAGTACgggaaaattcatttttttaccaaaaatgggggaaaaaaaactcaatatgCAACTTGACTTAGGATTTTTCAagcaatattaaaaattatttggccGCAACCCACTTAGGGTACATTTAAAACCCAATTAATTCAGTTGGCTTTCTATTTGTTGTCTGTTTAGAGTGTGTGTGACTATtaacactaaaataaaatagccAGTTAATGTCGGTTCCAAAAGGTTGTAACTTTTTGGAAGTCCCAAATTAGCTGTGTCGGTTGTTGCTTGCTTTGTTTGATAATTACTAACCTCTATCAAATTTATGAGATATAAGATGGGTTGAATAATATCAATAAAAGTTAATTGTCATCTATCCAATTTGTAAGTTGTATTCACATCCCTTTGTAGTTTGCACCACTAAcctgttattttgtttttcttataaaaatattttttcgaGCTTTCgaaacatatttttctataaaggTAACTAATTtccataatatattaattatattaagagAAATAGTCTCATTAATGCAATACATTAACGAAACTTGTTCCCTAAAACTATATTACGGAAATTATTTTCCATATGatttataaagaataaaaaaatagaagtccATGGTGGCCCAAGACAACTttcaagagagagaaaaaaaaaaggagaaaaatgagAGGAGGGGCGTAGATGGTGGAGATAGGTAGGAAATGGAATCGGCCACTTAAGGATGAAAAGTCACCATGACTTTCTCTTATTTTCCATTTAGTTGACGGcttatttatataaaccattATTAAGTTGTTATCCACTTATACAAAAACAAGGAAAAGCCATTGTATCTCTCCCTCTTCAAAGGCTCTAAGTTTGTAGGTAAGGGGAGGGGTGAAGCCGTGAAGGTAAGTTAAAGAAGGGAATCATGGATGGTGGGTGTGATGGTGGGATTGAAAGGATGGTAGGAGGGTGAAGGTGAAAGGGAATAGGGAAAAGGAAAGAGAGGTATTttggaaatataaaaattaaacaaatggaGGTATAAAGAGCAAAACCCAAGGTATAAATAGCGACTTccaataatttacaaaacaatgtCTTCGCTGCCCCAATAAATTGACCAATAAAGCAATGCCATTCACTGCCCAATAAATTCAGCAACCATAGGTGAACAAAAATCGTAAGATACTTAAACTTTTAGTcctgaaattttaaaaaccttCCGTTAgtccttattattttataaaaagccaATCGTCCTAGTTTTCTTTTCCATGAAAAGCAAAAACAGTGTAAAAGGTTTACACTAActccaaaacaaaaaccaacaaAGAtctattaaaagttataatagCATTTCTCCAATTTTACAAGGCACACCTTTTTACGGCACCTTGGTATTTAAATCTTTGATTTGTTCGGCTTCAAATTTTCTTCCACATTTCTTTATTCCATCTGGCATGTTCATTTGTTCAAAGCATGACAGACCTATGGACCTTCACGCTGAGGCAACAAATTTCttacattattttttcattagaaTAGAGCGATTAACAAATTTCttacattattttttcattagaaAAGAGGAATGTTCACAACTTATTATAACAACCCACTGTTGTTGgatgattttatatttgacCTTTGACACGATTATTACATAAACTATATGTAAAATCTGATACCCACACTTCATTTGATGTAATCAACATCCAATTTGCCTGATAgtaaaaatgtattttgaaaaatattattgaaaacatgttctttagcaacattttttttcttttcattttagacgaaccaacaaataaaaaaaaaagtaaaacattaGCAACTAGTCTACCTCAAAATTACTGTTAAGCTGCTTATTTAGCATCATTACAACACCCATCTATCCTTTGCAGGCTTGATGCTGTAAAACCATAGTTAATCCAATTCACATTATGTTgatataaaatgttatataaaaaggcatttaataaatattagttgtAAACACTGAAAGAATTGAACCATCGCATAAGTCCAACAAATTTTTCATTGATTTACATTCTTAAGGAAATTCGACTAAAGGGAGCTCTATCATGCATATGTACAGTAAACAGAAAGCAGGGATGATCTAAATGCTTATTGTTTTAGCGGAGGGCCAATAAATACTTTCACATGGTCATATGACTCTTCTTTTTTCTAGTGCGACACTTTCAACACACACATCTTTTAGAGGTGGCAGCCAGGGGATGAGGAACAAAATACATGCAGCAGAGCCTGGCCAAAATTCTGTAAGGCTCCACTCCTTTCAAAACCCAACATCCCACAGGTTAGGgtttaaaaaagagagaaaaaaaaaaggtacttcaaaaacctatatttcatttttatagacGAAATAGCTCAGCATCAAGCCCCGCAAGCATTATGAGGCTGGCAAAAAGCTTCATATACGCAGGCTTCTAGACAGGCAGCAATGGGAGAAACGTTTGTACAAAGGGTTTATCACATGAAATAGCTTAATGCTTTTTTAACTCTTGAACCACCTTCACCATATAGTTCGTTCCATTGTTGAAGCTCGGTCATATTTATGGATTCAGAAGAAACACTTGCACAGACCTGCTTCAATATcacagttatttttttattttttaggaaggATCTTGCATGAAAGaaatttcctttttatataCCTGTTGATGAGCATATTTGAAATCTTCCATGTTTAAAGATCGGATATCTGCACTTCCACTTAATGCTGGAGCAGGTCTACCTTCTGATACAGCAGCAGCCTGTTCCTGTCATGCATCAACAAATTATACATTAAGTAAGAATGATTCATGCAAGCTCAGACCATTCTAACTATGTTTACAAtcgagaaaaatgaaaaacttaaaaaaaaaaaaaaaaaaaactagcataCTGCTAAGTCGTCATTGCAGAAAGCCATacctttttctccttttctaaTATCTCTTTAATTGGACGGTGTGCAGCAGTTACACACAAATTCTGCAATAAAAGAGCAAGCATGAAGGCACCCATaaccttaatttaaaaaaagtattgggTTAAATAAAAAGGAACACCCATAACCTTTAGATCGCTTCCGGAATATCCATCAGTCATACTTGCAATTGCATCCATATTAATATCAGAAGACAAGTCCTCTTTTGCCagtataacttttaatatttttgctcTATTTGGAGCATCGGGCAAATTTACCATTAATCTGCAGAAGACCAATAAGATTAAGAAAACTTCGAACATTTATTAGTTCCATTAACACCCTACCCACCCCCACCACCCCCCTCCCTTCCCAAAAAAGAGCAAAAAAGAAGGAATTGAAGAGCAGTTGAACATGGAGTTCACCTCCGAGGCAGCCTCCGAATGACAGCCTCATCTAGGTCAAAAGGCCTATTAGTGGCTGCAAGCACAAGAACTCGCTCAGTATCCTTTGTGCGTAAGCCATCCCAGTTCACCATGAAttcatttttcatctttcgcatGGCCTCATGCTCCCCAGGATTTTCCCTCCTGCCCAACATGCTATCAACCTATACAAGAAGCCATACAAGTTTTAACTGATTTATTTTGCAGCAGATGAATtgatacaaattaaaaacatttgtgCAAAAGGCTTACTTCGTCAACAAATATCACGCTAGGAGCAATTTTACTAGCCAGGGAAAAAACAGCTTTGACATACTTTTCACCCTCACCAAACCACTGAAGCAAAATGGGAAAAGAACACAGATAAAATGAACAACTAACTGATAGCAGAGACATTAAAATAAACCCAGTGAAGCAAATTTAACCTTAGATGTGATACTTGACATGGAAATGTTGATGAAATTTGCACCAGCTTCGGTAGCAACTGCCTTTGCAAGCATTGTCTTACCTGTTCCAGGGGGACCAAATAATAGGATACCCTTGCACGGCTGCATGGAAGGCAATTCACAATCacaatataaaaatgataataatttgaCAAGAGAAGGCCTACAACTTCACATTACTTTAATGTTTGTGATTTTTACtggaataaaaatttatttcaatgttGAGGAAACAGCTCCAAAGCTCTCCTAAAACCAGTTTCTTAAACCAATTGCATTCATCGATGCTCTTAGCTTTAATGGTTTCAtggaaattttaaattacatgaTTTACATGCTTGCAGAAAGGCCTTTACCACATGTAAAGACTACCAAAAATGAGATATCATGAGTTGGGtcagattatttatttttctttcatcagTCAATCaacttttttaacaaaaaaataaaactagtgAAAAGCAGGGAAGGAAACAAACAACAatggaatcttttttttttatcagcaacaaCAATGGAATCTAACTCCTACTGTCAATAGACACAGAGAATGCATGTTAAATGATAGAATGTGTTTCAATCTGTAAAGTAAACCTTGGTTAATTGCCCTTTGCAAAATAGCTCGGGCCTCTGTAAAGGAAGCATAACCAATTCCTTCAAAGTATCCTTGACATTTTCAAGAGCTCCAatatcatcaaaagtaacacCAATGTCATTAGGTGGAATAACATCAGCCAAAAGCCTCTTTTCAAACTCGTTTTCTGTTACAACATCCtgatttcaaaaaacataagagGGATAATTCAGAACACAACATTCATGAAATAAATTGATTAAACTCTATCAACAGAATAACTTCCAAGCAGTAAGTTGGGAACAAACTACTGGATGTCACTATCTCTCACAATCAAAGCAGCAAAAGTCCATAACAATCACCTTAAGAGACTTCTTCAGGCTTTTCGACTCATTCTGGATAGCATGTAAGATCCCAATCCCATACTGGATGCTGgtag encodes the following:
- the LOC100779557 gene encoding calcium-binding protein CML38, whose protein sequence is MGKQVGFEDVLRYFDEDGDGKVSPSELKHGLRMMGGELLMKEAEMAIAALDSDGDGLLSLEDLIALMEAGGEEQKLNDLKVAFEMYDTEGCGFITPKSLKRMLKKMGESKSIDECKAMIKQFDLNGDGVLSIEEFRIMMQ